The Erigeron canadensis isolate Cc75 chromosome 4, C_canadensis_v1, whole genome shotgun sequence genome window below encodes:
- the LOC122597568 gene encoding acyl-protein thioesterase 2-like has protein sequence MRSTCGLCSSQGFFYVAAVTGCIFVILNMSFTEPPPLDSGVDLTASRASKFGPTYVVEPKGKHQATIVWLHGLGDDGSSWLQHLEPLPLPNIKWIFPTSPARPFTLFGGLPTTTWFDVVEMSEDATQDVEGMDASAAYVLSLLSIEPQEIKLGVGGFSMGAATAIYSASCFVRGKLENHTGSPTHLDAVVGLSGWLPCANDLSNEVEGNEVEGRAALPILLCHGRGDDVVNFRYGERSAEKLTLAGFEDLTFKSFNSLGHNVIPEEMNEVSIWLTSKLELEG, from the exons ATGAGGTCGACATGTGGGCTTTGTTCATCGCAGGGTTTCTTCTATGTGGCCGCTGTAACTGGCTgtatctttgtcattttgaacATGAGTTTTACTGAGCCGCCTCCTCTGGATTCTG GTGTTGATTTAACAGCAAGCAGGGCAAGTAAGTTTGGGCCAACGTATGTAGTGGAACCTAAAGGCAAGCACCAGGCGACTATTGTCTGGCTGCATGGGCTTGGTGATGATGGCTCAAG CTGGTTGCAGCACTTGGAGCCTCTTCCTCTTCCAAAT ATCAAATGGATATTCCCTACTTCTCCTGCTCGGCCGTTTACTCTATTTGGCGGACTTCCAACAACTACAT GGTTTGATGTCGTGGAAATGTCTGAAGATGCAACTCAAGATGTAGAAGGAATGGATGCTTCTGCAGCATATGTTTTGAGCTTGCTCTCCATTGAGCCTCAAGAAA TCAAACTTGGTGTAGGAGGCTTTAGCATGGGTGCAGCAACTGCAATATACTCTGCAAGTTGCTTTGTCCGTGGAAAATTGGAAAACCACACTGGATCTCCTACCCATTTGGATGCAGTTGTTGGTCTTAGCGGTTGGCTTCCGTGTGCAAA TGATCTAAGTAACGAGGTTGAAGGCAATGAAGTTGAAGGTCGTGCTGCCTTGCCCATTTTGCTCTGTCATGGCAGAg GAGATGATGTGGTTAATTTTCGATATGGAGAGAGATCGGCAGAGAAACTAACTTTAGCTGGCTTCGAAGACTTGACGTTCAAGTCCTTCAACTC GCTTGGTCATAATGTAATACCAGAAGAAATGAATGAGGTTTCCATATGGCTAACTTCAAAACTAGAGCTCGAGGGGTGA